TTGATTAGGTTAACCTCCTAAATCCTTTGTTTCCTTCTCACAGGTAAACACACTTCAGAACTGGTTGACAGAGTTTAACCTCTGGCTCCCACCACAAGAAGCCCTTCCCCCAGACACTGACCCTACAATTATCACTGGCCGCGCATTCAAAGTTCACATCCTCAACGATGAGCACAAGTATGTGACTAACTGCTTTATCTGCGGGCTTAAGTAGTCACAGACAAATGTTCGAGCTGTTAATCATGTTGACTGTTTGACCCACAGAACAACAATGGCCAGGGCTAAGGTTGTGGAGGACTGGTCCAGAGATGGAGGTGTGCTGTTGATGGGTTATGAGATGTACCGTCTGCTGTCCATGAAAAAAAGCTTTGTGATGGGCAAGAAGAGGAAGTCAAAGAAGCCTGCTGGACCAGTCATCATTGACCTGGATGAAGAAGATAGACAGCAAGAACTCATGAAAGGTAAGCGCAAGGATAAGCAACCTTATTAAGTTTTATTGTGCGAGATGACAATTGTGTGTAAATAGCAGAGCTGGACAgtaggggtgcgcgatctgacgatataaaatcgtgactggcgaggaagagtggagaatcgcaggcgatctaccaaattagagaaaccgtatagatcgcctttgccaatcagcgcaataattttatttttttttttttttaatgctggtgtaTGGTGTGTGTCCCCGTTAAAAGACACGGATACAGATGTCCAGTTTGTGGTGGATTtatttggctgtggttcttctgGCATTTACACACAATAAACCCAGGGTGTACAGGCTAATGTTAGGTGAAAACAGCAAAGGGAAAATTACAAGCTATTCACTGCTGCATCGGGAGGAGAAACGAAACTTTACAGCGACATCGTCTCACGCACAGGTGCGGTACATTCAGGAACATCGGAACGTCTATGGTGCGTTCACGAACGTTGGACGTATGAAAACTCAccgtaaaacacaatataaactagaaatgcactcagagagtgcagacctccgccaggtcgcgccaccttgtggcaggtcgcaagattgcagcacgaacagacgaacatccagacagacaaccaacagactcgggcgatcacataacctccttggcggaggtaattaatgtatttaactgaaaataaccaaacaacatgggctttctaacaggtggagtcaagtcgtcatcagtggttcgtttttctagttccggttgcttcactctcactgtgtcagatgtcattaattagatcattatttttcatcttgaattggcttacagttgaattacaatgtgttgattgccaaattctttcttttactccttagctcttctgtggttcagcatgtcgacttaactctactgtaattggtctttttttttttttttggatggaagatcgtgataaaaaatcgaaatcgtgattttatgcaaaaaaatcgtgatacaacattttttccatatcgcccacccctactggACAGCATATCAACCTTTTAATCTATGCCGATATATtgttcaaacaaaacaaaaacagacaatGGTGTTTATGTCAAAGACGTCTGACATTGTGTTCGATTAGTTATTTCCATATTAAAGCCATGCAAGTGTGTGTACCTCATCAGAATTGCAGACTCACCTTGAATTTCTCCTTattgtttgcaaaaaaaaaaaacacttttgatGTTCGGTAGACTTCACTACTTCACTTTCAAGAGGGTTTGCAGAACAGCGCAAACACTCACTTTTTGTCCCTAACCCCCTGCAGAGGAGCTGCAGCCTAACTACAGCTGTCATTTTCCATTTAAATGCAGTCAAAATCCTTAATGTCATTTTCACACATATGCTGGAATCCTAAAATGTTCTTGAGGTGTTCTAGAGGTGATGGCATGTGAGAACCCAAATGCCCACAGCATTCAGTATTGATATCAACACAGCAAGGAGCATCCTCTGCTGCTCTCAATATGTTGCCAAGTAAACCGCAATTTCCACAGGCGTGATTTCTGCCTCACGTCCTGTCTTCTGTGCGCTCGAGACGGACCTTCATTCACAGTACCCCTCTAACATCAGCAGCCATTAGAGTGCACAAGCGTCTCTTGTTGTGAGGACCAAAGTGTctgcacattttcttcaaaatctCCAGTGTTCGTGTGTGAAAACAACATAAGAGATACTGCTAAAGTCATTGTCATGTAAAAACGACAAATCTCAAGGGTTTGTAGTGAATCTacttcaacataaaaaaaaaatgtaaccgTAACGTAGCACAAGGGACATCTATAACACAAGGGAAATCTATATCTAATTCGCTGTGACTTCCATTCTTTTCCTCCAGGTATTGAAAAGGCCATAGCACGGCCTGGCCCTGATGTGGTGATCTGTGACGAGGGCCACCGTATAAAGAACTACCATGCAAGCACGTCACAGGCCCTGAAGAACATCCGCTCCAGACGCAGGGTGGTACTGACAGGTTATCCACTGCAGAACAACCTCATTGAATACTGGTGCATGGTGGACTTTGTCAGGCCAGACTTTTTAGGCACACGCCAGGAATTCAGCAACATGTTTGAACGTCCCATTCTGAACGGTCAGTGTGTGGACAGCACGCCTCAAGATGTTCGGTTAATGCGCTACCGCAGTCACGTGCTGCACAGTCTGTTAGAGGGCTTTGTTCAGAGGTAAGCTTTCTGTTTCATTCCAAAATTGGACGTAATTGTAAAAGACATGATACCTTGGTAAACTCTTACCTCTGCATGCTGTGTGGGGGGCTTCTCGGGTCCACAGACGAGGTCACGATGTGCTGAGAGACCAGCTTCCAACTAAGGAGGAGCATGTGATCATGGTGCGGCTCTCCCCCGTTCAGAGGGCTCTGTACACCGAGTTTATGAAGCGCTTTCGAGAAGCAGGGAACAGTGGTTGGCTCGGTCTCAACCCACTCAAAGCCTTTTGTGTGTGCTGCAAAGTGAGCCTGATTTTCTCTCATGTTTGGAAGAAGCTTCTTTTACCAAGTGTGCTTATTTACATTAGCTGAGACCTGTCACTTGTGGATCTGTACAGATCTGGAATCACCCTGACGTCCTCTATGAGGCCTTGCAGAAGGAGAATCAGGCCAACGAGCAGGACCTGGACCTCGATGACATCACCTCCGCGAGTAACCCTCGCTGCCCTGCACCCGGTGCTGGCCTCAAGACCAAAGTAGCAGACTCAAGCAACAGCAAAGTCAACAGCAGCCTGCCACCACTCAATGCCTCTCAGGATAGAGCCAATCAAGTCATCACATATGAATGGGTATTTTGTACACGAAAGCCATGTGAAACCCAGTCTTGTTTCATGTGCTTAATCACATGCTAAAAGAATCGATTTGTTGTCACCGTCTAGCCAATGTTTATTGCTGAATGGTTGATTTATGTCTCAGGCAAAGGACATCTTGTCCACCTACCAGGAGGGGGTTCTGGAGAACTCGGCCAAGATGGTTCTGCTTTTCCACTTGATTGATGAGTGTGTCAAGAGAAGAGACAAGATTTTAGTTTTTAGGTAAGCCACCTGTGCTCCATAAATTACATTAAGCAGAAATTCACCATTAAGCTGCTTATGGAGGAGACGGGCTGTAGTTTAGCTGATTAATCAGCCTTTATTTGAACGGTGGTGTCAGAGGAGATGGAACCACCAGTCAGAATGTAGGTGGTTCGAGCCGTGACCTCAACAGTCCAAATGTCAGAGTGCCCTTTTGGCACAATGCTGAGCACCGAATTGTTGCGTGTGTGTTCATTCATGAATCAGTGTTTATATGATAAGGATATACACACAGTGCACAAAAACTGTTGTATGATCGTGTGGGAGACATTCTTTGTGCGGTCAAAACGATTAGAAAAGTTTGGTCTTTAAGGTAAAACCGCTTAATCTTATAAACTTTTGCTGAATAGTTTCAGGTTATTTGCACTATCAAGCTAAATGATTACCCTTAGTTAGCAGAGTAACACAAAAGTGACACCCGTTTCCAGCTTTGTAAGTGAGAACACTTATTTTTCTGACTAATTTATATTGTGTATCCACTAGTCAAAGTTTGTCCACCCTGACGGTTATTGAGGACTTCTTAACAAAGAGACCCATGCCCCAAGGCATTGCCCGCTCTGACAGCCAGAACCAAAACTGGGTTCGGAACCTCAACTACTACAGTAAGTCATCCAATTTGTGCAGCACTACTAGTttggaaagaaacacaaagtgtCGTCTTCAGCACTGAAATCTTAAAAGTTCTGTCTGAAATGACTGGGGTGTAAATGTTCACACTGTGCTCTGTAAACAGACGCGTTTAGGAGCAGTTTTTATCATCTGTTTTACACATATCACCAGGGATTGTTGCAGATTCCTCCCGTCATCTAATCTTTTTTGCAAAAATGACACCAAATTCTGCAAAAATGCTCCCGGTTTCAAATGTCCTCTTCCCTTTGTTGAAATGGAAAGTGTTCAGATGCTTCAGGTGTTCAGATGCTTCAGATGTTAAGACACGATGTTTGTCTGTATTCAGGATTGGATGGGAGTACATCTGCCTCAGAGAGAGAACGGCTTATCAATCAGTTCAATGATCCAGAGAACAGCGCGACGTGGGTCTTCCTACTCTCTACCAGGTACCTGTCTCCGCTTTCTGCTCTTGTGCATAATTTTTCATACTTTCTTGTTACATAATAAGTTTATCGGTTGTTTTCTGCTCTTTTACAGGGCGGGGTGTTTGGGGGTAAATCTGATTGGGGCCAATCGCGTCGTTGTATTTGATGCATCCTGGAACCCCTGTCACGATGCCCAAGCAGTGTGTCGTGTGTACCGTTATGGTCAGAGGAAACCCTGTTGTATTTACCGCCTCGTCTGTGACTTTACCCTGGAGAAGAAGATCTACGACCGACAGGTCTCCAAACAGGGCATGTCTGGTAAGAGATTTCTGCTTGTTGACAAAAGTCCTTATTCACAGTAACCAAAGGGACACTTTCAAATCTTCCACTTGAGCTGATTTCTAACACCCGCCTGAATTGACCCCCGTTTTAAAATATTGTACCTGTCCTTTTAAAGACCGTGTGGTTGATGACTTGAACCCAGTGCTGAACTTCACTCGTAAGGAAGTGGAGTCGCTGTTGCACTTTGTAGAAGAGGAGCCTGAACCCAAGAAGATCTCAGTGGAATCCCAAGAAGAATACGAGGCAGTGCTCTATCAAGCCTGCGAGCTTTACCCAAACCTCATTACCAAGGTATGCATGCATGGAAAGTGTTAGCTGCTGCAAGACGTTGTTGTTAATTTTCTCTCACACTTTGGAGTGCTGTGCTGCCACACCATGAAACACGTGTTGCACATGTTCAGATGTTTTTAGTGCATGAGTAAATCTGAACATTGAATCCTTTGGAACACCCCGGATATTAACTTCTTGATCGGGTGGATGGATAGGAAAGATTTTGACCCAAAATTTCAGGGAAGATAAACAATTCATAGATAAACAAGATTAACAATCCTCTCTTAAATGCAGTATTGTTATATTGAATTCAGTTTCCTTTGCTCCAAATGTCTCAATAGCCACCGTTCCACCATGAGTCTCTGCTGGTGGACCGCAAGGAGTCAAAACTGACCAAAGCAGAGAAGAAAGCGGCAAAGAAGAGCTATGAGGATGAGAAGCGAGCCTCTGTACCCTACTCTCGCCCCTCTTATGCCCCATATTACCCAACAAGTGATCATACACTGGCAAGCATTGCAGCATTTAGCCAACGTGGCTGGTAGGTGTCGACTGCATGTTTTACATCAAAATTCTTTTGAGTTGAGTGTTTGTTTCTGATGTTCTGTGACAGAATCCATGACAGCGTACGCTTAATATTAGGTAGCTTAACCTacgtttgtcttcttttttcaaatgtggTTCCAGCACAGTAGACTCCGCTGCTGAAGTATGTCTGTGATTGTCTCATGAGTTCAGGCCTTATATTTCCAGGCGCCACCTGACACGGCCAGATGACAAGCCAGTGGCAAGTGTCAGGCCCATCCAGTCAACACCAATCCCAATGATGCCTCGCCAGGTCGGCATGGGCGTGGCCGGCTCCAGCTCTGCTGGCAGCCTCCCTGTCAACTTCCTGCAGAAAGCTGGAGTTCATGTTCAAAGGATTGTCACCACAACTGGTATCACATGATATTTTTAACTGCTCAGATAACTATAACTCAACTTACTGAAACAATaagcatttagtctgtctgtcAACAGAAGCagtattgattaaaaaaattttaaatgtaATGATTGGACTTTCGTCTCAATCTTACAGATATTGTAATCCCAGGAGCCAACAACACAACGGATGTTCAAGCTCGCATTAGTGCAGGGGAGAGCATCCATGTTATAAGAGGATCTAAAGGTATTTACAACACAATGTTGGGtaatctcttaaaaaaaaaaaaaaaaaaaaaaaaaaaaaaaaaagcatttcaataAACACTccagtgatttttatttttattatttatttatttatttttattatttttttatccaaCACAGGTACTTACATCAGGACAAATGATGGAAGAATTTTTGCCATTCGATCTGGGAAGATCAGTAGACCAGTGACAGGGGGCCCTGCTGCTTTAAGAGGTGCAAATCCATTGTTCATATTGGATTCTTACCCATCATTTTACATTTCGAACATGTGTTGCGCTCTTAAATGGCCACTTTCCCTCTATTTTATACATCACGAGAAGTAAAGCCTGTATTACCAGTAATGTCTTCATGGCTCCAAAAATACCTCAGATGAGATCATCAGTTATCTCACTTTTTGCTTCTGCGTTGGGAGAGGGCCTCAGGAAAAACATTGTCAAAATCTGGAGGGTCTCATTAGCTCTCAACATTTTAACCTTAAAGCCATCACTGCTTATTGTTTGTGCGCTGCATTAAGTTAATCTCCTATAATATTGGTACAttgaagtgttttgttgttttttttttgtgtgtgtgttttttttcatgattgGCCTTTCAAAATTAAACTCTTCAGAGGCAGAACTTATGTAAATGTCTACTACAATTCTATCACTGCATTTCTGTCTTCTTCACAGACAACCAAGGCCCTTTGATTCATCCACAGAGTAATGGCTGTTCATCCCCTGTGGATCAACAGCAGCGCTCCCCTAATGGTGAGCAGCAGCCCTCCTCTCCTTTAAGCGCTGAGATACTCAGAGAGCTCAGCCGCTACACTTCATCCACAGGCGATGCCTCCGCTGGCATGGGGAATGAATTGCCTTCGCCGTCACATGTGTCATCTGTGCCAGGGGGGGACGGAGGTAGTTCCCAGACCGGTGATCTCAGTAGGCAACTCGGTGACGACCTCCTGAGTTCAGCGTTGGAGATGCGAGGCAATAAACGAAAACGCAACGAAAGCCAGGGCAACGCACAAATAGGAGGCAAACGCACTTCCGCTGCAGCTCATTTCCCTGGACTGTCAATGGGCTCCGGTGGGCTCAGTTTTCCTCCTGTGGGTCTGAACTCTCCCTCCTTTCTGGGGAGCCTTGGCCACATGAATCACCCGCTTCTCATGACCGGTGGTGGTGGATCATCATTCCTTCAAACACCAGGACAGTCGCTGGCTGACTTTCAGAACTTGTTCCCCCAAGCAGGCACAGACCTACTGAGACAGCCTGTGACTGGGAACGGACACCTTCCTAACCCCTCCTCATCCTCTGCTTTCTCATCTGCCTCCACCACCATTCCTATGGCATCGACACCCTCAGCAGCAACTTCTTCCTCCCTCCCGTCAGGTTCTCTGCCTTCATACTTGATGAACCCCAACATGGCTGGCCTGCTTACTTCAAGTTTCCCTCTCAGCTACAGCCAGTCGTTGCTCTCCGAGCCAAGGATGTTCCCCAGTCCTCTCCTCCCAGGGTCCGGAGGGTTCTCTGCACCTAACTCCAGTTCGTCTTCGTCCAACTTTCTCTCCCATTTCAACAACCCCACCTCCAGCCTGCTAGGAGCTGCTCTAACCCAACCCGACAGACATTCAAGTGAGGTAAATGGAGGCGAGAGTTCTGATGATGATGTTATCGAGGTGACCGGACATTAGAGTCTCAAAAAACTCCCAGAGAGGCGTTTTTTTCCTGAAGTGAATTAGGAATGGGAATAATCATACAATTAAATTGACTTCGTTTTGTTACAGTATCCAACCAAATGCCTAGAATTTCTCATTGGACTCTGAATGTGCTATCAGAATACAAATGAGAAGAAGTGGAACTCTGCATCGATTTGATGGGAGCAAATCTAAATagttgaaaattgaaaattctTCATAGGAAGTTGAGTTTAATCCTGACCAATCACGCTGGCAAAGTTTGCGACGAAGGCTTTTAAGTTTTAGCGAGTTTTACGGTTCACTCAGTCGTAGAAATAAATCCGAATTCCCGTTCCTGATGATCTCATTAAACTGAACGCATTGATTCTCACCTGCCAGTGAGAGAATCAACTCGTAACCTCGCTGACCGCACAAAGCCCAGAGTAACTAAATCTTTATGCTGAATGTCCCAGACCTGTTCAGCTGGAGCAACAGAGCAGCGGGGAGCAGACTTGTCGTACGAGGAAAAGCTGAATCCTTCAGGGGCTGCATGCAGCCTCACCGGCTCCAACGTCCAGCGTTACTTCCTCAGACTTCAGTGGAACGATGTGATTAAAAAGTCGGATTTTCTCATGATATATTGCTGTGAAACAGTTGGGTGCAAACATCCATTTAATTTTCTGCACTCACTCTGAACACAAATGGACTTCCGTTGTCTTGAGTGGTTTCCTTTACGGTGGAAAGCTGCGTAACACAATGACGAGAAACTCACTGCGGGTGACGGAGTTTAAGTGTTTGTCAAACtccaacatatatatatttagagaAAATCTTTCGTGACTTATCATTAGCGGCAGAAATGTTAGGCTTTTGGAGCATATTTTAGTCTTTAGCAGTTTGATAGACTGTAGTATCCCCTGTTAAAAGATGCGTGTGACACCATAATTAAAATTGTCAATACTTTGTATATAAGTCATCATTGTTTATATTGCAAGTCAATACTGTGCAGTGTGTAGATTTTGGTCGTAGGGAAATTATTACAGTAACGATCATAATGATAAACTTACTCGGCTGGAGAAGCAAATTTCTGTTCAGTTTTAtaatctcctttttttttttttgtctccctgGAAACTATATTGAATGTACTTTCATGTTAGCTTTATGACATCACAGGGGCTGGGGCCATAGATTCATACTGTGCGCTTTCATTTTTAGCCTTAAATAACACAAAGGGGTCCTCGGtctttgtatttgtgttttgtACATCCTTTCTACAAATCTGTTGGAAGACCTACAGACAGCTAGACAGTTACTGTCCCAACTCTGAACATAGGTTTGGAGCAGATGGAGCAGTGGGACTTAGAGCAGCATGTGAAAGCCAAACAGAGCTCAAACCAAGGAGTAATGTTACTCACTTATTCATAAtcgtttttttaattattttcagttGTTAAAGTGCCCCCGCCAGTTCTGATCAATCCTCTTGTCACCCTATGCGATAATTTCCAGAAACCTGCAGAGAACAAACATTTACCTAAATCATAAAAAACATCCTCGCGTGTGTGCAGTCAGAGAAGGTGAAACCTTAAGTCAGCATAGCCACCAGCCATCTTACTTCTCTTTAATATTTCAGTATAACTGCCTGTGACCATGACAGAAGCAGGTCAGGTGATGCGGTGGCCTTACGAGACTGACAGTGCCATTATGTGGTAGCTTTTCACTTAAACGCAATGCAGTGCGAGTAGTTTCCGTTTCGCTCAGAATGGGTATTTCGCTTTAGGGGTTTTAGGTCTTTGCTGTTCTCCTTAGCcgtctgtttctgtgttgtcaCGACGTCTCGGGTGTTTAGATGTAGGAAGGTCTTTCTTCTGGGGCTGAATTAGGCTAGATGCAGCGATTATTAGCCTTCAGAACACACTGGATAGCATGAAACAAATCATTCCTGATGGAATagcatttcttctgttgatgtttttttttatatttttcttttctttattgtgGGGATATTTAGTCCCCACCGTTCTAATATTCTTCACCTTCTATTTGCTGTTGGCTCCGTGTCTGTCtttctggctgctgcatttCCATTAGGAACGATGTGGTTTTCTTCAGCTTTTCATGGAAACTTTGAAACCTCGTTTGTTTTCCATTTGAAGCTGAAGCTAGCACTTTGTTAAAGGATTGTTTCCGCATATGAACTTTACACAGTACAGAATACTGACCCCGATttcgtttttttctttcagtttcgCAATGTGCTCAAATCTTTGTACTTGTTTCTGTTTTCATGATCTCTCACCTGACAGTCGTGTCCCTAATTTCAGTTACAGTGTACGGCAATGTACTTATTTATGATGTAAAGTATATTTtgtaattcagtttttttttttgttttttttaacttttggtTCACTTTGATCCATTAACGGCTGACTGTAAGAATTTCATACATGCAGCCTAAATCAAAGTAAAATATGACTGTGTTATCAATgttattttaacaataaaacacTCTTCTATTGCAGTGTAAGTCACACGTATCGTGGAATTATTTGATCTCAGAGTCGGCACGGCAACGTGTGGTTTATTCATACATGATGgaa
The Odontesthes bonariensis isolate fOdoBon6 chromosome 3, fOdoBon6.hap1, whole genome shotgun sequence DNA segment above includes these coding regions:
- the rad54l2 gene encoding helicase ARIP4 encodes the protein MSEEGISESDLEASLESEEECMEDEEEDIEDTEDDEDDNDGDDEDDGVDRPASAQSQTEWAQDGKESTSATSREPSSEPSSQPASCPSSRAPSRPASRSQPPASPNNSSQSKPHSSKTKKQKASKLTKSSKSSKGSKLHKPPKPTHMRKNIRKLLQEDQLEAGTKAAQQEEMERRKRLEQQRKDFPAPPPAVPDSQLVNAALFGEVSHLVPALLGKQDVICLDSSGEEDEKVEPNLPTLAIRDDVIELSSGDEDALQISSESADEDADGATGSEESSGAHINDALNLPDAQGRVLVNINHPAEEKDIFLAPHLARAVKPHQIGGIRFLYDNLIESLERYKTSSGFGCILAHSMGLGKTLQIISFIDILLKNTEAHTVLAIVPVNTLQNWLTEFNLWLPPQEALPPDTDPTIITGRAFKVHILNDEHKTTMARAKVVEDWSRDGGVLLMGYEMYRLLSMKKSFVMGKKRKSKKPAGPVIIDLDEEDRQQELMKGIEKAIARPGPDVVICDEGHRIKNYHASTSQALKNIRSRRRVVLTGYPLQNNLIEYWCMVDFVRPDFLGTRQEFSNMFERPILNGQCVDSTPQDVRLMRYRSHVLHSLLEGFVQRRGHDVLRDQLPTKEEHVIMVRLSPVQRALYTEFMKRFREAGNSGWLGLNPLKAFCVCCKIWNHPDVLYEALQKENQANEQDLDLDDITSASNPRCPAPGAGLKTKVADSSNSKVNSSLPPLNASQDRANQVITYEWAKDILSTYQEGVLENSAKMVLLFHLIDECVKRRDKILVFSQSLSTLTVIEDFLTKRPMPQGIARSDSQNQNWVRNLNYYRLDGSTSASERERLINQFNDPENSATWVFLLSTRAGCLGVNLIGANRVVVFDASWNPCHDAQAVCRVYRYGQRKPCCIYRLVCDFTLEKKIYDRQVSKQGMSDRVVDDLNPVLNFTRKEVESLLHFVEEEPEPKKISVESQEEYEAVLYQACELYPNLITKPPFHHESLLVDRKESKLTKAEKKAAKKSYEDEKRASVPYSRPSYAPYYPTSDHTLASIAAFSQRGWRHLTRPDDKPVASVRPIQSTPIPMMPRQVGMGVAGSSSAGSLPVNFLQKAGVHVQRIVTTTDIVIPGANNTTDVQARISAGESIHVIRGSKGTYIRTNDGRIFAIRSGKISRPVTGGPAALRDNQGPLIHPQSNGCSSPVDQQQRSPNGEQQPSSPLSAEILRELSRYTSSTGDASAGMGNELPSPSHVSSVPGGDGGSSQTGDLSRQLGDDLLSSALEMRGNKRKRNESQGNAQIGGKRTSAAAHFPGLSMGSGGLSFPPVGLNSPSFLGSLGHMNHPLLMTGGGGSSFLQTPGQSLADFQNLFPQAGTDLLRQPVTGNGHLPNPSSSSAFSSASTTIPMASTPSAATSSSLPSGSLPSYLMNPNMAGLLTSSFPLSYSQSLLSEPRMFPSPLLPGSGGFSAPNSSSSSSNFLSHFNNPTSSLLGAALTQPDRHSSEVNGGESSDDDVIEVTGH